The following proteins come from a genomic window of Heyndrickxia acidicola:
- the clpP gene encoding ATP-dependent Clp endopeptidase proteolytic subunit ClpP, with protein MTTVPYVIEQTPKGERSYDIYSRLLKDRIIMLCDEINDQIASSVVAQLLFLAAEDPEKDISLYINSPGGSTTAGFAIIDTMQHIKPDVQTICIGMAASMGAMLLLSGQKGKRFALPNSEIMIHQPLGGAKGQATDIDISAKRILKLREDINRIISEKTGQPLEKVARDTERDYFMSASEAKEYGIIDKLFA; from the coding sequence ATGACAACAGTTCCGTATGTTATTGAACAAACTCCAAAAGGGGAAAGGTCCTATGATATATATTCAAGATTATTAAAGGACCGAATTATCATGCTTTGTGATGAGATAAATGATCAAATTGCAAGCAGTGTAGTGGCACAGCTTTTATTTCTGGCTGCTGAAGATCCGGAAAAGGATATTTCTCTTTATATAAACAGTCCAGGTGGCTCAACAACAGCAGGCTTTGCCATTATAGATACAATGCAGCATATTAAGCCAGATGTCCAAACCATTTGCATTGGAATGGCAGCTTCCATGGGGGCTATGCTGCTATTATCAGGACAAAAAGGCAAACGGTTTGCCCTTCCGAACAGTGAAATAATGATTCATCAGCCTTTGGGGGGCGCTAAGGGGCAGGCAACTGATATTGATATCTCGGCAAAAAGGATCTTAAAGCTTAGAGAAGATATAAACCGCATTATTTCTGAAAAGACAGGGCAGCCACTTGAAAAGGTAGCTCGTGATACGGAAAGAGACTATTTTATGTCCGCAAGTGAAGCAAAAGAATACGGTATTATTGACAAACTTTTTGCCTAA
- a CDS encoding sigma-70 family RNA polymerase sigma factor: MKTKLGIESEYSRKKGMEAVLGLYPGLKSYCCYLTRSQWDGEDLAQEIVAKVFRHYLKPGYKQQEISMALLYRMAKNQWLDHVRKMKREKEESKKSPSYEPFKHFAETSAMIETLLAHLTINQAAIFLLKDIFFFSLSEISEELGISEGAVKSSLFRTRNRLRDILAMEEEGKKNNLNDSSILHSFIESLQLDEPLILLKVLKSHRLKGQSSPFQAPMMNMQAKAA; encoded by the coding sequence TTGAAAACCAAGCTTGGTATTGAATCTGAATACAGTAGAAAAAAGGGGATGGAAGCAGTCCTCGGATTATATCCTGGGTTAAAAAGCTATTGCTGCTATCTAACTCGGAGCCAATGGGATGGAGAGGATCTTGCACAGGAGATCGTTGCAAAAGTGTTTCGGCATTATTTAAAACCAGGGTACAAACAACAAGAGATTAGTATGGCGCTTTTGTATAGAATGGCCAAAAATCAATGGTTAGACCATGTAAGAAAGATGAAGAGGGAAAAGGAAGAAAGTAAGAAAAGTCCCTCTTATGAACCGTTTAAGCATTTTGCTGAGACTTCAGCAATGATTGAAACGCTTCTTGCTCATTTAACAATAAATCAGGCAGCTATTTTTCTCCTGAAGGATATTTTTTTCTTTAGTCTTTCGGAAATATCCGAGGAATTGGGAATATCAGAGGGAGCAGTAAAATCCTCATTGTTTCGCACTCGCAATCGGCTGAGGGACATTCTCGCGATGGAAGAAGAAGGGAAGAAAAATAATTTAAATGATTCCTCTATTCTTCATTCCTTTATAGAATCATTGCAATTGGATGAACCGCTAATTTTATTAAAAGTGCTGAAGAGCCACAGACTTAAAGGTCAATCTTCTCCATTCCAGGCTCCAATGATGAACATGCAGGCAAAAGCAGCGTAG
- the yhfH gene encoding protein YhfH codes for MLQSPVEFFRNMPEKICPECGECIEDQAESYLLECDRCLSKRYE; via the coding sequence ATGCTGCAAAGCCCAGTCGAGTTTTTTAGAAATATGCCAGAAAAAATTTGCCCAGAGTGTGGAGAATGTATTGAAGATCAGGCAGAATCTTACCTTTTGGAATGTGACCGATGTTTATCTAAAAGGTATGAATGA
- a CDS encoding ATP phosphoribosyltransferase regulatory subunit, whose translation MFLPSGSQDDIGRVVSSRNTVYEIFRNVATMRGYKEISTPVVEYANTFTNPYVGMKLQEMLKWFNGDGEIEVLRPDWTTAISRALRNHKGDQQKWAYQGSVFRREKPGIESRQVGIELIRTSSLLGESECLLMANHFLSRLKAKDFIIELGHTEIFEELSRSLVLSEEKAESLRLAMHDKRRDEVYRIVMENNSKEAAEELSELVHAYGPFEMINQYEKRWKDRPLLLNVIQHLKKLAHILKESGINDLLIDLGRVKNLPYYSGTMFRGYFKESGAICFSGGRYDHLYDQFQKNVSAVGLAFDVDILAEQLEFKDSPKKLLVIASDDSLAYAEKLRKQYGDYIVDVRYEQNSEAVYDKVIIIQKTSEDYEVIEQ comes from the coding sequence GTGTTTTTACCATCAGGAAGCCAGGATGATATCGGCAGAGTGGTCAGCAGCAGAAATACAGTGTATGAGATTTTTCGCAATGTGGCCACAATGCGTGGATATAAAGAAATTTCAACACCGGTAGTGGAATATGCAAATACTTTTACCAATCCTTACGTCGGAATGAAGCTTCAAGAAATGCTGAAATGGTTTAATGGAGACGGCGAAATAGAAGTTCTTAGGCCAGATTGGACTACTGCTATATCTAGAGCCTTGAGAAATCATAAAGGCGATCAGCAAAAATGGGCCTACCAGGGATCGGTTTTTCGGAGAGAAAAGCCTGGAATAGAAAGCAGGCAGGTAGGTATTGAATTAATCCGTACTTCATCTTTATTAGGAGAAAGTGAATGCCTGCTGATGGCCAATCATTTTCTTAGCAGGCTTAAAGCAAAAGATTTTATTATAGAGCTTGGGCATACAGAGATTTTTGAAGAGTTATCCCGCTCTTTAGTATTATCTGAGGAAAAAGCTGAGAGTCTTCGATTGGCGATGCATGATAAACGCAGGGATGAAGTATACAGGATTGTAATGGAAAATAACTCCAAGGAAGCAGCTGAAGAGCTCTCAGAACTTGTCCACGCATATGGACCTTTTGAAATGATTAATCAGTATGAAAAACGATGGAAAGACCGGCCATTACTGCTCAATGTAATTCAGCATTTAAAGAAACTGGCTCATATTCTAAAAGAATCGGGTATTAACGATTTATTAATTGATTTAGGAAGAGTGAAAAATCTGCCGTATTATTCAGGAACCATGTTTAGAGGGTATTTTAAGGAGAGCGGTGCGATATGTTTTTCCGGAGGACGTTATGATCACCTGTATGATCAATTTCAAAAAAATGTGTCTGCTGTGGGCTTAGCCTTTGATGTTGATATTCTGGCTGAACAGCTGGAGTTTAAAGATTCCCCAAAAAAGCTTCTGGTCATTGCTTCAGATGACAGTCTGGCGTATGCAGAGAAACTGAGAAAACAATATGGAGATTACATTGTAGATGTGCGATATGAACAGAATTCGGAAGCAGTCTACGACAAAGTAATAATAATCCAAAAGACATCGGAAGACTACGAGGTGATTGAACAATGA
- a CDS encoding FAD binding domain-containing protein: MIPFDFDYYMPSLLPEAVMLYRKLIHQGKRPAIYSGGTEIITMGRLNIEKPGAVIDIKAIPECNIMEFQEEQLVLGSALTLTTIEEANLFPLLTKTASQIADHTARNKITLGGNICGKIYYREAVLPFLLAETTAALAGPHGYRTVPLNQIFNKQLQMHEGEFLYQMITPKKFLSAPHQTVKKRRQWKTGYPLATIAMLVDNQKIRAAFSGVCPFPFRLLEIEYELNKRNVPAEERIENAIKKLPRPILDDTEGSSDYRIFVLKNTLLDMVGKLEGKGG; this comes from the coding sequence ATGATTCCTTTCGATTTTGATTACTATATGCCGTCCTTACTTCCTGAGGCTGTCATGCTATACCGGAAACTCATACACCAGGGAAAAAGGCCCGCCATATATTCTGGGGGTACTGAAATTATAACTATGGGAAGATTGAATATTGAAAAACCTGGAGCTGTAATTGATATCAAAGCAATTCCTGAGTGCAATATAATGGAATTTCAAGAAGAACAGCTTGTCCTTGGATCTGCTCTTACTTTGACAACTATAGAAGAGGCTAATTTGTTTCCGCTTCTGACTAAAACGGCCAGTCAAATTGCGGATCATACTGCCCGCAATAAAATTACTCTTGGCGGTAATATTTGCGGGAAAATCTATTACAGGGAAGCCGTTTTGCCCTTTTTGCTGGCTGAAACCACTGCTGCTTTGGCTGGACCCCATGGATATCGAACGGTTCCACTCAATCAAATATTCAACAAACAGCTTCAAATGCATGAGGGTGAATTTCTTTATCAAATGATAACGCCCAAGAAATTTTTATCTGCTCCTCACCAAACTGTCAAAAAAAGAAGACAATGGAAGACGGGATATCCACTTGCAACAATCGCTATGTTAGTGGATAACCAAAAGATCAGGGCTGCTTTTAGCGGCGTCTGTCCATTTCCTTTCAGGCTTCTGGAAATTGAATATGAACTGAATAAGCGAAATGTCCCTGCTGAAGAGAGAATTGAAAATGCCATAAAGAAACTTCCACGTCCAATCTTAGATGATACTGAAGGCAGTTCTGATTATCGAATTTTTGTATTAAAAAATACATTGCTGGATATGGTGGGAAAACTAGAAGGTAAGGGTGGATAA
- a CDS encoding XdhC family protein: protein MEDIIPILKAIETTRGTKVLATIINVEGSAYKKEGSCMLFLEDGEQIGLLSGGCLEEDLRARVEEICQKNESLLLHYNMGDEEDDPFGMENGCTGTITILLEPVSEEQEKDLHALKELLENGQSVLILKHLSSHCSSTPYIFLSEDEKRFGTWIEGRQLTYHHMLEEVSPSTRKPGLYILKNVQEPVFAQLISPKPRLVIFGAGEDAKPLVSLAANVGFTIILLDWRPALCNMHLFPEVSQCILTAPGEWFGKLQLNSSDFVVIMSHHFQKDKEILNAILTLKIKYLGILGSRKRTRQLFEEKEIPDWVHSPVGLSIGAKGPQEIAVSIVAELIKQIREEV, encoded by the coding sequence ATGGAAGATATTATTCCGATCCTTAAGGCCATCGAAACAACGAGAGGCACGAAAGTATTGGCTACAATTATCAATGTGGAAGGTTCTGCCTATAAAAAAGAAGGATCCTGCATGCTATTTTTAGAAGACGGAGAACAAATAGGTCTTTTAAGCGGTGGCTGCTTAGAAGAAGATCTTCGAGCGCGTGTAGAGGAGATTTGCCAAAAAAACGAATCTCTCTTGCTCCATTACAATATGGGGGATGAAGAAGATGATCCCTTTGGCATGGAGAATGGCTGTACAGGCACTATCACCATTCTTTTAGAGCCTGTTTCTGAGGAACAAGAAAAAGATCTGCATGCATTAAAAGAGCTCTTGGAAAATGGTCAATCTGTTTTAATTTTAAAACATCTTTCTTCTCATTGTTCTAGCACTCCTTACATTTTTTTATCTGAAGATGAAAAAAGATTTGGCACGTGGATAGAGGGACGGCAATTAACGTATCATCACATGTTAGAAGAAGTTTCACCTTCGACAAGGAAACCAGGGCTATACATACTAAAGAACGTTCAGGAGCCAGTTTTTGCACAACTCATTTCTCCAAAGCCCAGGCTGGTAATCTTTGGAGCCGGTGAGGATGCGAAGCCGCTGGTTTCACTCGCCGCCAATGTGGGTTTTACTATAATACTTTTAGATTGGAGACCTGCTCTTTGTAATATGCACCTGTTTCCAGAAGTATCACAATGTATTTTGACAGCTCCAGGTGAATGGTTCGGGAAACTCCAATTGAATTCATCCGATTTTGTGGTCATTATGTCTCATCATTTTCAAAAAGATAAAGAAATTTTGAATGCCATCCTGACACTAAAAATCAAGTATCTCGGTATTTTGGGATCAAGGAAGAGAACCAGGCAACTTTTTGAAGAAAAAGAAATACCGGATTGGGTACATTCTCCCGTTGGACTTTCCATTGGAGCAAAAGGGCCTCAAGAGATTGCTGTCAGTATAGTTGCAGAGCTAATTAAACAAATTCGAGAAGAAGTCTAG
- a CDS encoding alanyl-tRNA editing protein, translating to MTEKLYYTSPDISEWRTDITKIIEQDSTILVTLKETAFYPEGGGQPWDLGTIDGIDVLEVFEADEEVFHKIAKKPLQTSVKCQIDSFRRLEHTQHHTGQHLLSAVCSELYDVETASFHLGSEYCSIDLTVPFLHEEQLNRIEQRVNYLIYQDNKVKTYFVDKEKLHAIPLKKWPKAESNIRIVEIQGIDFSACCGTHVKSIGGIGLIKLLKTEKHKGNIRLYFTCGRRALADYKEKHDTLTKLSAALSTSYSEVESRVARLEKEKKDLQKQLEEIEVLNARFHAKQLLENSPETLVAFVFQDKNYKECERIAKEAAAITNQVILAATEIEKRIILTHKGNSPFDCGGFFKEHLKKYYGKGGGNGLSAQAAFPSLENMQNFIQFTVGQLN from the coding sequence GTGACTGAGAAATTATATTATACTTCTCCTGACATATCCGAATGGAGAACAGACATTACCAAAATTATCGAACAGGATAGTACTATACTCGTTACTTTAAAAGAAACGGCTTTTTACCCAGAAGGCGGAGGACAGCCATGGGATTTGGGAACAATTGATGGGATTGATGTCCTGGAGGTTTTTGAAGCGGATGAAGAAGTTTTCCATAAAATCGCCAAGAAGCCATTACAGACTTCTGTAAAATGCCAAATTGATTCCTTTAGAAGGCTAGAACACACCCAGCATCATACAGGTCAGCATTTACTTTCTGCTGTTTGCAGCGAATTATACGATGTCGAGACTGCGAGCTTCCATCTTGGCAGCGAGTATTGTTCCATTGACTTGACTGTGCCTTTTCTTCACGAGGAACAATTAAACAGAATTGAACAGCGTGTAAATTACCTCATTTATCAAGATAACAAGGTTAAGACCTATTTTGTAGATAAAGAGAAGCTCCATGCCATTCCTTTAAAAAAATGGCCAAAAGCAGAAAGCAATATAAGGATTGTTGAAATTCAAGGAATTGATTTTTCTGCCTGCTGCGGTACACATGTGAAAAGCATTGGCGGGATAGGTCTCATAAAGCTTTTAAAAACAGAAAAACACAAAGGAAATATCCGTCTTTATTTTACATGCGGGAGGCGGGCTCTTGCGGATTACAAAGAAAAGCACGACACTCTCACGAAACTGTCTGCTGCATTATCAACGTCCTATTCAGAAGTGGAATCCCGCGTAGCAAGACTTGAAAAAGAAAAGAAGGATTTACAAAAACAATTGGAAGAAATAGAGGTATTGAATGCGAGGTTTCATGCAAAGCAATTGCTAGAGAATAGCCCGGAAACGCTTGTCGCTTTTGTATTTCAGGATAAAAATTATAAAGAATGTGAACGTATTGCCAAAGAGGCGGCAGCCATAACCAATCAGGTAATTTTAGCTGCGACTGAAATAGAAAAACGCATAATCCTTACCCATAAAGGGAATTCTCCATTTGATTGTGGTGGGTTCTTCAAGGAACATTTGAAAAAGTATTATGGCAAAGGTGGAGGAAACGGTTTAAGCGCTCAGGCTGCCTTTCCTTCACTAGAGAATATGCAAAACTTTATACAATTTACGGTAGGCCAATTGAATTAA
- a CDS encoding xanthine dehydrogenase family protein molybdopterin-binding subunit has translation MGTIGKSVIRKEAYSKVTGAAKYTADFQAPGMLHAAILTSPYAHARILDFDVSAAWKIKGVRAILAGEEFPLVGEEIRDRPPIAVERVRHYGEVVALVVADTPVTAKKAANQIKIQYEPLPVVNSAFDAFQDGSVLVHEKLDSYQRKERIYPIPGTNVAHRSKIRKGSMEEGWKASEVTAEASFSFGPSDHAAMETRCAIAEIRPNGEIVIITSSQAPYMVKNLINEYFGEPLGNIIVETPLVGGGYGGKASVQQEILAYLASKAVGGKPVKLLYSREEDLVTASCHIGLHANVKFGCTRDGKLRAAEILFLFDGGAYSDKSVDLSRAAAVDCTGPYQIDHVWCDSYCMYTNHPYAGPFRGFSHSELSFAIERTLDILAQKLKMDPLELRYRNAILPGHTSPTQVVFNQSNLGNLRECINKLKALIQWDEGQIVKVDERKVRVKGVSCSWKTSTIETDASSGVILTFNSDGSINLMSGVIEIGTGTKTVLAQILAERLQMDIEKIHVRMQIDTQTTPEHWKTVASRGTFMAGNAVLQAAEDVITQLKDIAAVVLKAPTSDLEVADSRVYLRDDPAIGIGFERIVYGYQYPNGNSIGGQIIGKGHYILRGLTHLDPETGAGKPGPEWTVSAHAIEIEFDRRDYTYRIIKAASVIDIGRILNEKAARGQVMGAMSMGLAYAGRESFIFDQQGRVLNPQLRTYRPIHYGENPHYLIDFVETPQKDAPYGARGVGEHGILGMPAALGNGLSIAAEVSLHHLPLTPELIWRTKGGMG, from the coding sequence ATGGGGACCATTGGAAAAAGCGTCATAAGAAAAGAAGCATACAGCAAGGTAACAGGGGCTGCTAAATACACGGCAGATTTTCAAGCTCCAGGTATGCTTCACGCTGCTATATTAACGAGTCCTTATGCTCATGCAAGAATACTTGATTTTGATGTATCAGCTGCCTGGAAAATAAAAGGAGTTAGAGCTATTCTGGCAGGAGAGGAATTTCCTCTAGTCGGAGAGGAAATTAGAGACCGGCCTCCTATCGCCGTAGAAAGGGTAAGGCATTATGGAGAGGTTGTGGCATTAGTTGTAGCAGATACCCCAGTAACAGCAAAAAAAGCAGCTAATCAAATAAAGATTCAATATGAACCTCTCCCTGTTGTGAATTCAGCTTTTGACGCTTTTCAGGATGGATCTGTATTAGTACATGAAAAATTGGATTCTTATCAAAGGAAAGAAAGAATTTATCCGATTCCGGGAACAAATGTCGCTCACCGATCAAAAATTCGCAAGGGCAGCATGGAAGAAGGTTGGAAAGCGAGTGAGGTAACGGCAGAAGCCAGCTTTTCTTTTGGACCGTCTGATCATGCCGCAATGGAAACTAGATGTGCAATTGCTGAGATACGTCCTAATGGCGAGATTGTTATTATAACTTCTTCCCAGGCGCCCTATATGGTGAAAAATCTGATCAATGAGTATTTTGGAGAGCCGCTCGGCAATATCATTGTGGAAACGCCCCTAGTTGGAGGAGGATATGGCGGAAAAGCTTCTGTACAGCAGGAGATCCTTGCTTATCTTGCTTCGAAAGCTGTTGGCGGGAAACCTGTAAAACTTTTGTATTCACGAGAAGAGGATTTGGTAACGGCTTCCTGCCACATTGGATTGCATGCAAATGTAAAATTTGGCTGTACCCGTGATGGCAAGCTTAGAGCTGCAGAAATTTTATTTCTTTTTGATGGCGGAGCCTACTCAGATAAATCGGTCGACCTTAGCCGTGCAGCAGCAGTAGATTGTACTGGTCCATATCAGATCGACCATGTATGGTGCGATTCCTATTGTATGTATACAAACCATCCTTATGCTGGGCCCTTTCGAGGGTTTTCCCATTCAGAGCTTTCTTTTGCCATCGAACGGACACTTGATATTCTAGCTCAGAAACTAAAAATGGATCCTCTCGAACTCCGGTATCGAAATGCAATATTGCCTGGCCATACCTCACCTACCCAAGTAGTATTTAATCAAAGTAATTTAGGAAATCTTAGAGAATGCATCAATAAGCTTAAAGCTCTTATCCAATGGGATGAAGGCCAGATTGTGAAAGTAGATGAGAGAAAAGTGAGAGTGAAGGGTGTTAGCTGCAGCTGGAAGACATCCACAATCGAAACAGATGCCTCATCAGGGGTTATTTTGACCTTTAATTCAGACGGCAGCATTAATCTCATGTCTGGTGTAATTGAAATTGGCACAGGGACCAAAACTGTCCTTGCCCAAATTCTCGCTGAAAGATTGCAAATGGATATCGAAAAAATCCATGTCAGGATGCAGATAGATACTCAAACCACACCGGAACATTGGAAAACGGTGGCTTCTAGGGGAACCTTTATGGCTGGCAATGCTGTTCTTCAGGCTGCAGAAGATGTAATTACACAGCTAAAGGACATTGCTGCTGTTGTTCTAAAAGCACCAACATCTGATTTAGAAGTGGCAGATAGCAGAGTTTATCTAAGAGATGACCCTGCTATTGGAATTGGCTTTGAAAGAATAGTATACGGATATCAGTATCCCAATGGAAATTCAATCGGGGGACAAATAATTGGCAAGGGCCATTATATTTTAAGAGGGCTTACCCACTTGGACCCTGAAACAGGAGCAGGCAAACCTGGCCCAGAATGGACAGTCAGTGCACATGCCATAGAAATTGAGTTTGATAGGAGAGATTATACCTATAGGATTATTAAGGCTGCTTCAGTTATAGATATCGGAAGAATTCTAAATGAAAAAGCCGCAAGAGGCCAAGTTATGGGAGCTATGAGCATGGGCCTTGCATATGCAGGACGTGAGTCGTTTATCTTTGACCAGCAGGGAAGAGTATTAAATCCACAGCTTCGAACCTATCGTCCCATTCATTATGGAGAAAACCCGCACTATTTGATTGATTTTGTGGAAACACCTCAGAAAGATGCCCCTTATGGTGCCAGGGGAGTGGGAGAACATGGGATTCTCGGGATGCCTGCAGCACTAGGCAATGGTTTATCCATTGCTGCAGAAGTCTCTCTCCATCATTTGCCGCTAACACCTGAACTCATTTGGCGAACGAAGGGAGGAATGGGATGA
- the hisJ gene encoding histidinol-phosphatase HisJ, which translates to MLVNGDFHVHTQYCPHGSKDAMELYVQAALKKELNCLSFTEHAPLPSGFRDPVPNNDSTMQWEDVPAYLAEANLLRKKYKKEIEVNTGYEVDYVLGYENETIKLLKLLKANPVYSILSVHMLRAPGGEYVCIDYSPEEFSRIIQLFGSVEKVYEEYFQTLKRAIQMDLGPYKPKRIGHITLIDKFSALFKSNYDYSSDINEILSLIKENNYSLDANTAGFFKEYCGICYPPPSILEKAASLDIPLIPGSDSHAANDIAKGFGLLPANLTYSKPL; encoded by the coding sequence ATGTTGGTTAATGGTGACTTTCATGTCCATACACAATACTGTCCACATGGTTCAAAGGATGCAATGGAGTTATATGTGCAAGCAGCCTTAAAAAAGGAGCTCAATTGTCTTTCTTTTACCGAACATGCGCCGCTTCCTTCCGGCTTTAGAGACCCGGTTCCCAATAATGACAGCACTATGCAATGGGAAGATGTTCCAGCCTATTTAGCTGAGGCAAACCTTTTGCGTAAAAAATATAAAAAAGAGATCGAGGTAAATACCGGATACGAGGTAGATTATGTCTTGGGTTACGAAAATGAAACAATAAAATTGCTGAAGCTGCTTAAGGCAAATCCTGTTTATTCAATTTTATCTGTACATATGCTTAGAGCACCTGGAGGTGAGTATGTATGTATAGATTACAGTCCTGAAGAGTTTTCAAGAATTATTCAGTTATTTGGTTCTGTTGAAAAAGTGTATGAAGAATATTTTCAAACATTAAAACGAGCCATTCAAATGGATCTAGGCCCTTATAAACCGAAAAGAATTGGACATATTACCCTGATTGATAAGTTTTCTGCCCTATTTAAATCAAATTATGATTACTCAAGTGATATAAATGAAATCTTATCGTTAATAAAAGAAAATAATTATTCATTGGATGCCAATACTGCCGGTTTTTTTAAGGAATACTGCGGGATATGCTATCCTCCGCCCTCTATCCTCGAAAAGGCCGCCAGTCTGGATATTCCCTTAATACCTGGTTCTGACAGTCATGCTGCAAATGATATTGCAAAGGGCTTCGGCCTTCTGCCTGCTAATCTCACGTACAGCAAGCCGCTATAG
- a CDS encoding nucleotidyltransferase family protein produces the protein MNRNKVLGIYLAAGNSKRMGMEKLNLPFKGSTVGNMGLTAAVESELDSTIVVTKEADCPKWISELLKKDYAHRWELVTCGDAYKGQSCSLKSGLRKAIHLGYEAVLILLADQPFVTSEMINRFIEKYLSSTEDGFISAVFKEIPRPPVLFTKSTFDRLLDLEGDEGARKLIRKGAGIKGNLIYFNDFSLFVDIDTMEDYMQFK, from the coding sequence ATGAATAGAAATAAAGTATTAGGTATTTACCTGGCTGCTGGAAATAGTAAGCGGATGGGAATGGAGAAACTCAACTTGCCCTTTAAAGGCAGTACAGTAGGCAATATGGGTCTTACAGCAGCTGTAGAATCAGAGCTTGATAGTACGATTGTAGTTACAAAGGAGGCAGACTGTCCAAAATGGATTTCCGAATTGCTAAAAAAGGATTATGCCCATAGATGGGAGCTGGTTACATGCGGGGATGCTTATAAAGGACAAAGCTGCTCTTTGAAATCAGGTTTAAGAAAAGCCATTCATCTTGGCTATGAAGCAGTTCTTATCCTTCTTGCAGACCAGCCATTTGTCACTTCAGAAATGATTAATCGATTTATTGAAAAGTATTTGTCCAGTACTGAAGATGGATTTATTTCAGCCGTTTTTAAAGAGATTCCCAGGCCCCCAGTTCTCTTCACGAAGTCAACATTTGACCGATTATTAGATTTGGAGGGGGACGAAGGTGCAAGGAAACTGATTAGAAAAGGAGCCGGTATTAAAGGGAACTTAATTTATTTTAATGATTTTTCTTTATTTGTTGATATTGATACCATGGAAGATTATATGCAATTCAAATAA
- a CDS encoding FUSC family protein has product MKTLEQKELNNNIAILIWNMAAGSALAWYVSNGLGSAHPYLAPLSVILCLQSTFSKTFLLSLKRIIGTVIGILVSVLIASYLTFNGWELGLLILIGCYITKWFRFDRIVLHQVALTILFVFAFEHKTSHYATDRMRDTIVGVAVAIIIQYIWSRVRWKNQLRTNKLP; this is encoded by the coding sequence ATGAAAACTTTAGAACAAAAAGAATTAAATAATAACATTGCCATTTTAATTTGGAATATGGCTGCTGGATCTGCTTTAGCCTGGTATGTCTCAAATGGATTAGGCTCTGCTCATCCTTACCTGGCTCCCCTTTCGGTCATACTATGTCTTCAATCAACGTTTTCTAAAACTTTTTTACTCTCCCTTAAACGTATTATTGGAACGGTAATTGGCATTTTGGTCTCCGTTTTAATTGCAAGCTATTTAACCTTTAATGGGTGGGAGCTTGGACTCCTAATTCTAATTGGCTGCTACATCACAAAATGGTTCCGTTTTGACAGAATCGTCCTTCACCAGGTTGCCCTTACTATCCTATTTGTTTTTGCTTTCGAACATAAGACCAGCCACTATGCGACCGATAGAATGAGAGATACAATCGTCGGTGTAGCCGTTGCAATTATCATCCAATACATTTGGTCACGAGTACGTTGGAAGAACCAATTAAGAACGAATAAATTGCCTTAG
- a CDS encoding (2Fe-2S)-binding protein, which produces MKKMITLKVNDEIHELAARPADTLLGILRQFGLTGAKPGCLNGDCGACTVIMNKIPIKSCLILAVEAMNKEITTIEGLNNAPIQQAFVEKFAFQCGYCTPGFIMNCHSLISHHPQASDYKIEEWLESNICRCTGYEEIKAAVKSVLAQYQENR; this is translated from the coding sequence GTGAAAAAAATGATAACCCTAAAGGTGAATGATGAGATTCACGAACTGGCAGCGAGGCCGGCAGATACGTTACTGGGTATTCTGCGACAATTTGGATTGACAGGAGCCAAACCCGGCTGCTTGAACGGTGATTGTGGTGCCTGTACAGTCATTATGAACAAGATTCCTATAAAATCTTGTTTAATATTGGCAGTAGAAGCAATGAATAAAGAAATCACAACAATCGAAGGGCTCAATAATGCACCCATCCAACAGGCGTTTGTTGAAAAGTTTGCTTTTCAGTGTGGATACTGCACACCTGGGTTTATTATGAATTGCCATTCGTTAATCTCGCATCATCCGCAAGCTTCAGATTATAAGATAGAAGAATGGCTTGAATCCAATATTTGCAGATGTACAGGATATGAGGAAATAAAAGCTGCCGTAAAATCAGTACTAGCTCAATATCAGGAAAATCGATAA